A single window of Mycolicibacterium aurum DNA harbors:
- a CDS encoding flavin reductase family protein, whose protein sequence is MARMAGTDSDRDAAIELDPSSLREAFGHFPTGVIAIAAEVDGVRVGLAASTFVPVSLDPPLVSFCVQNSSTTWPRLKDLPYLGISVLGESHDEAARTLAAKTGDRFAGLETASTDRGAVFIHGTSVWLESSIEQSIPAGDHVIVVLRVSGITVHPDVAPIVFHRSTFRRLGA, encoded by the coding sequence ATGGCGCGGATGGCTGGTACAGATTCCGACCGAGATGCGGCGATCGAACTCGATCCGTCGTCCCTGCGCGAGGCGTTCGGGCACTTCCCCACCGGTGTCATCGCGATCGCCGCAGAGGTGGATGGCGTCCGCGTCGGCCTCGCGGCCAGCACGTTCGTGCCGGTGTCCCTCGATCCGCCGCTGGTGTCGTTCTGCGTCCAGAACAGCTCGACCACCTGGCCGCGACTCAAGGATCTGCCGTACCTGGGGATCAGTGTGCTGGGCGAATCCCACGACGAGGCCGCGCGCACGCTGGCCGCAAAGACCGGCGACCGGTTCGCGGGCCTGGAGACGGCGTCGACGGACCGCGGCGCCGTGTTCATCCACGGCACCAGCGTGTGGCTGGAGAGCAGTATCGAGCAGTCGATCCCGGCCGGGGATCACGTCATCGTCGTGCTGCGGGTCAGCGGTATCACCGTCCACCCGGATGTCGCACCGATTGTCTTCCACCGCAGCACGTTCCGCAGGCTCGGCGCCTGA
- a CDS encoding AMP-binding protein has product MPQSSILSMLHGRASLRPGEVAFTFTDYHHNPAGVAQTLTWAQLSRRTINLARELSLHASAGDRAVILAPQGLEYILAFLGSMQAGLIAVPLPLPHRGSSHDRVGAVFADTTPAVVLTTSAVATEVGDYVDQSRMDTAPKIIEIDLLSLDGEDQPAFAAAEFPATAYLQYSSGSTRLPTGVMISHRNLQVNFEQLMSSLFKGANVASSTDLTLVSWLPFYHDMGLVLGVCAPILGGFPAELTSPVAFLEKPARWVRALAENPNAFSGAPNFAFDLAARKTKDSDLAGLDLGGVRGIINGAERVDPATLERFADRFAHFNFRDHMLRPCYGLAEATVFVSSGTWSDSPGDSWGAVRFDVDELSAGRAQRGSSRTSSALVRYELPKSPLVRIVDVDTRRECPPDVVGEIWVHGDNVASGYWSRPADEQGCFGAVLADAAAGTPEGPWLRTGDLGFTSAGEFFVVGRIKDLLIIRGRNHHPEDIEATVAEITRGRVAAISVPVNSTENLVTVIEVKKRADLNSDAGGDAVQWLTEIKSDVTSAISNAHGVNVGDLVLVPPGSIPTTTSGKIRRAACVEQYRHDQFTRLDA; this is encoded by the coding sequence ATCCCCCAGTCATCGATCCTGTCGATGCTGCACGGGCGCGCGAGCCTGCGGCCCGGCGAGGTGGCGTTCACGTTCACCGACTACCACCACAATCCGGCGGGCGTCGCGCAGACTCTCACGTGGGCGCAGCTGTCCCGCCGCACCATAAACCTGGCCCGTGAGCTCAGCCTGCACGCGTCGGCAGGAGACAGGGCGGTGATCCTGGCGCCCCAGGGCCTGGAGTACATCCTGGCGTTCCTGGGGTCCATGCAGGCCGGGCTCATCGCGGTCCCCCTTCCGTTGCCGCATCGCGGTTCCAGCCACGACCGGGTGGGCGCCGTCTTCGCCGACACCACGCCCGCGGTCGTTCTCACCACGTCCGCGGTGGCGACGGAGGTCGGCGACTACGTCGACCAGTCGCGGATGGACACGGCGCCGAAGATAATCGAGATCGACCTGCTGAGCCTCGACGGCGAGGATCAGCCCGCGTTTGCGGCCGCCGAGTTTCCGGCCACGGCGTACCTGCAGTACAGCTCGGGCTCGACGCGCCTGCCGACCGGCGTCATGATCTCGCACCGCAACCTGCAGGTGAACTTCGAGCAGTTGATGAGCAGCCTGTTCAAGGGCGCGAACGTGGCGTCGTCGACAGATCTCACGCTGGTGTCGTGGCTGCCCTTCTACCACGACATGGGGTTGGTGCTCGGGGTCTGCGCGCCCATTCTCGGCGGCTTCCCCGCCGAGCTGACGAGCCCGGTCGCCTTCCTGGAGAAGCCGGCCAGGTGGGTGCGCGCGCTGGCCGAGAATCCGAATGCCTTCTCGGGGGCGCCGAACTTCGCTTTCGACCTGGCGGCCCGCAAGACCAAGGACAGCGATCTCGCCGGGCTCGATCTGGGCGGGGTGCGCGGCATCATCAACGGCGCCGAGCGCGTCGACCCGGCCACCCTGGAACGCTTCGCAGATCGCTTCGCGCACTTCAATTTCCGCGACCACATGCTGCGTCCGTGCTACGGACTGGCCGAGGCGACGGTCTTCGTCAGCAGTGGCACCTGGAGTGATTCGCCTGGTGACTCGTGGGGCGCGGTCCGATTCGATGTCGACGAACTATCTGCGGGCCGTGCCCAGCGGGGATCGTCGCGAACCAGTTCGGCGCTGGTGAGGTACGAACTGCCGAAGTCGCCGCTGGTGCGGATCGTCGACGTCGACACCCGCCGGGAATGCCCGCCGGACGTCGTCGGCGAGATCTGGGTGCACGGCGACAACGTCGCGTCCGGCTACTGGAGCAGACCAGCTGACGAGCAGGGCTGCTTCGGCGCAGTGCTCGCCGACGCGGCGGCGGGCACGCCGGAGGGGCCGTGGCTGCGGACCGGTGATCTGGGCTTCACGTCCGCCGGCGAGTTTTTCGTCGTCGGACGCATCAAGGATCTGCTGATCATCCGGGGCCGCAACCACCACCCCGAGGACATCGAGGCCACCGTCGCCGAGATCACCCGCGGCCGCGTCGCGGCGATATCGGTGCCCGTGAACAGCACCGAGAACCTGGTGACCGTGATCGAGGTGAAGAAGCGCGCCGATCTGAACTCCGATGCCGGCGGCGACGCGGTGCAGTGGCTCACCGAGATCAAGAGCGACGTCACCTCCGCGATCTCCAATGCGCACGGCGTCAACGTGGGGGACCTGGTGCTGGTGCCGCCCGGGTCGATTCCGACGACGACGAGCGGCAAGATCCGGCGCGCCGCCTGCGTCGAGCAGTACCGGCACGATCAATTCACCCGGCTGGACGCCTGA
- a CDS encoding GAP family protein, whose amino-acid sequence MWIPLLVMAVAVSLEPFRVGMTVLMINRPRPALQLLAFLAGGFVMGTAVGVVVLFVLRPALGSAHFTLPRVQIAVGAVVLINAALVAAGVLGGRGEPSADPAERRFGRVIVRARQLLSGRSLWTAGVAGFGIALPSIDYLAALALIVASGAAAGTQFGALMVFNVVAFALVEIPLLAFLVAPDRTRATLSALYGWIRAKGRFGVAVMLAVVGCMLLAVGWASL is encoded by the coding sequence ATGTGGATCCCGCTCCTGGTGATGGCCGTCGCGGTCAGCCTGGAGCCGTTTCGGGTCGGCATGACCGTTCTGATGATCAACCGCCCCCGCCCGGCACTGCAGTTGCTTGCTTTTCTCGCAGGCGGTTTCGTGATGGGCACGGCGGTGGGCGTCGTGGTGTTGTTCGTCCTTCGGCCCGCGCTGGGCTCGGCGCACTTCACTCTGCCCCGGGTGCAGATCGCGGTCGGCGCGGTGGTGCTGATCAACGCCGCGCTCGTCGCTGCGGGTGTGCTGGGGGGCCGGGGCGAGCCGTCCGCGGACCCGGCCGAACGCCGCTTCGGGCGAGTGATCGTCCGGGCACGTCAGCTACTCAGCGGGCGTTCCCTGTGGACGGCGGGTGTCGCGGGATTCGGCATCGCGCTGCCCTCGATCGACTACCTCGCCGCGCTGGCGCTCATCGTGGCCTCCGGCGCCGCGGCAGGCACCCAGTTCGGGGCCTTGATGGTGTTCAACGTGGTGGCGTTCGCCCTCGTCGAGATCCCGCTGCTGGCCTTCCTGGTGGCCCCGGACCGCACCCGCGCGACGCTGTCCGCGCTGTACGGCTGGATCCGGGCGAAGGGCCGGTTCGGCGTGGCCGTGATGCTGGCCGTGGTCGGCTGCATGCTGCTGGCCGTGGGGTGGGCCAGTCTGTGA
- the pe gene encoding acyltransferase PE has product MRRQFASVTALVTIGATGCFGLGIATADETTVPPAPGAAADGPPPLGTPGRAYALGGAHVLGIPYDEYIMRTGADWFPGLDRQIVDYPAGQVQGHTLERLFPGIGRLDDSFPGLGIDGPSVGESVDIGTPNTINAIRAGGRGTAIGLSEGAMVLNDVQAKLAYDPAAPPPNELSFATYGDPVARHAFGESFLTQNFPVGSVVPSLDYRIPAPVESQYDTYQFISAYDSIADWPDRPDNWLSVANAIVGLATGHTAVAFTEPSMVPPRNIRTTVNSRGAKTTTFMIPEEHLPLVLPFKYLGVPQETLIELDKVLMPYVDAGYSRNDDPSTAPVTVDPVNGYDPAEVTAPATQAAFGGDADPVSQLLSGLQYVLNNPP; this is encoded by the coding sequence ATGCGGAGACAGTTCGCATCGGTCACCGCCCTGGTAACCATCGGGGCCACAGGGTGTTTCGGCCTCGGGATCGCGACGGCGGATGAGACGACCGTCCCCCCCGCGCCCGGCGCCGCCGCCGACGGGCCGCCTCCCCTCGGCACTCCGGGGCGGGCGTACGCACTGGGCGGCGCCCACGTTCTCGGCATTCCCTACGACGAATACATCATGCGCACGGGCGCGGACTGGTTCCCCGGACTGGACCGCCAGATCGTCGACTACCCGGCCGGTCAGGTGCAGGGCCACACGCTGGAGCGGCTGTTCCCGGGCATCGGACGACTCGACGATTCCTTCCCCGGCCTCGGAATCGACGGCCCCAGCGTCGGTGAATCCGTCGACATCGGCACGCCCAACACCATCAACGCGATTCGTGCGGGTGGGCGAGGCACCGCGATCGGGCTGTCCGAGGGTGCGATGGTGCTCAACGACGTCCAGGCGAAACTCGCCTACGACCCCGCCGCCCCGCCACCGAACGAGCTGAGCTTCGCCACCTACGGCGATCCGGTGGCCCGGCATGCGTTCGGCGAGAGTTTCCTGACCCAGAACTTCCCCGTCGGCAGCGTCGTCCCGTCGCTCGACTACCGCATCCCGGCGCCGGTGGAAAGCCAGTACGACACCTACCAGTTCATCTCCGCCTACGACAGCATCGCCGACTGGCCGGACCGACCCGACAACTGGCTCTCGGTCGCCAACGCGATCGTCGGCCTCGCCACCGGTCACACCGCCGTCGCGTTCACCGAACCGAGCATGGTGCCACCGCGCAACATCAGGACCACCGTCAACTCTCGAGGCGCGAAGACGACGACGTTCATGATTCCGGAGGAGCACCTGCCTCTGGTCCTGCCGTTCAAGTACCTCGGCGTGCCGCAGGAGACCCTGATCGAGCTCGACAAGGTGCTGATGCCCTATGTCGACGCCGGCTACTCCCGCAACGACGACCCGTCGACCGCGCCCGTCACCGTGGATCCGGTGAACGGCTACGACCCCGCCGAGGTCACCGCGCCGGCGACGCAGGCCGCGTTCGGCGGCGACGCCGATCCGGTGTCGCAGCTTCTCTCCGGCCTGCAGTACGTCCTCAACAACCCGCCGTAG
- a CDS encoding rhodanese-like domain-containing protein: MIDARAYFAAKLTYEIDASDLAAARAAGRAPIVVDTRSGAAWDQGHLPGALHLPGGELAERAGAELPDLDADIVVYCWGPGCNGASKAACTLSEMGYRRVRELIGGFEYWARQGLSTVSAHGRARRDADDLTAVGD; the protein is encoded by the coding sequence ATGATCGACGCCCGCGCCTACTTCGCCGCCAAACTCACCTACGAGATCGACGCGTCCGACCTGGCCGCGGCGCGCGCTGCCGGACGCGCACCGATCGTGGTCGACACCCGGTCCGGCGCCGCCTGGGATCAGGGGCACCTCCCCGGTGCGCTGCACCTTCCCGGCGGCGAGCTCGCCGAGCGTGCCGGCGCCGAGCTGCCGGACCTGGACGCCGACATCGTCGTCTACTGCTGGGGGCCGGGCTGCAACGGCGCCAGCAAGGCGGCATGCACGCTCAGCGAGATGGGGTACCGCCGAGTCAGGGAACTCATCGGTGGTTTCGAATACTGGGCCAGGCAAGGACTGTCGACCGTGAGTGCACACGGACGGGCCCGTCGCGACGCCGACGATCTCACCGCAGTAGGGGACTAG
- a CDS encoding Lrp/AsnC family transcriptional regulator, whose protein sequence is MRSNLGGIIGDVPDNQRIALDRTDEALLQALQRDGRMSTADLARAVSLSPSATADRLRRLVDSGVITGYTATVSAAALGYSITAFVRLAYPSGNYKPLHDLLDVTPEIVEAHHVTGDDCFIIKVLARSMTDLERLTGRIATRGSITTNVVYSSPLTGRNLAPA, encoded by the coding sequence ATGCGGTCGAATCTAGGTGGGATCATCGGCGATGTGCCGGACAATCAACGGATCGCCCTCGATCGCACCGATGAAGCGCTGCTGCAGGCGCTTCAGCGCGACGGCCGGATGAGCACCGCCGACCTGGCGCGCGCGGTGTCGCTGTCACCGAGCGCCACAGCCGACCGGCTGCGCCGCCTCGTCGACTCGGGTGTGATCACCGGATACACCGCCACGGTGTCGGCCGCCGCGCTGGGCTACTCGATCACGGCGTTCGTCCGGCTGGCCTATCCGTCGGGCAACTACAAGCCTCTGCACGACCTGCTGGACGTGACACCCGAGATCGTCGAGGCTCACCACGTCACCGGTGACGACTGCTTCATCATCAAGGTTCTGGCCCGGTCGATGACCGACCTCGAGCGACTCACCGGCAGGATCGCCACGCGGGGGTCGATCACGACGAACGTCGTCTACTCCAGTCCGCTGACCGGCCGCAACCTGGCCCCGGCCTGA
- a CDS encoding acyl-CoA dehydrogenase family protein, protein MPNTTGLLLNPNTFDPQHLDPESRRQLRALIDWFEARGKARLLRDDLEATWVSDFLDFVKKERLFATFLTPSEFAGGDANKRWDTSRNAVLSEILGFYGLSYWYAEQVTILGLGPIWQSDNVKAKEKAAAQLEAGGVMAFGLSEREHGADIYNTDLLLTPASDDDEGVVFRANGEKYYIGNGNVAGMVSVFSRRTGAGSTGGPDDYVWFVADSGHENYELIGNVVHGQMYVSNFALHDYPVYEEDILATGPEAFSAALNTVNVGKFNLCSGSIGMCEHAFYEAITHANNRILYGNPVTDFRHVRASFVDAYARLVAMKLFSDRAIDYFRSASLQDRRYLLFNPVTKAKVTSEGEKVVTLLWDVLAAKGFEKNTYFCEVKGLIGALPRLEGTVHVNVAQILKFMPNYMFNPADYPQIGTRNDPADDVFFWSQGPARGASKVQFADWAPVYARHSDVPNVARFFEQATALRELLTTAAPDADQQADLDFALVVGHLFTLVVYGQLILEQAELTGLDRDLVDQIFDVQIRDFSEHAVALHGKPSSTPAQQEWALAAVRKPVPDRARFDRVWQQVRDYDGAYEMQP, encoded by the coding sequence ATGCCGAACACGACTGGACTGCTGCTGAACCCGAACACCTTCGATCCGCAGCATCTCGATCCGGAATCCCGCCGCCAGTTGCGTGCCCTGATCGACTGGTTCGAGGCACGCGGTAAGGCGCGTCTGCTCCGCGACGATCTGGAAGCGACCTGGGTGAGCGACTTCCTGGACTTCGTCAAGAAGGAGCGGCTGTTCGCCACCTTCCTCACCCCGTCGGAGTTCGCCGGCGGCGACGCGAACAAACGCTGGGACACCTCGCGCAACGCCGTGCTCAGCGAGATCCTCGGGTTCTACGGGCTCTCCTACTGGTACGCCGAACAGGTCACGATCCTCGGGCTCGGACCGATCTGGCAGAGCGACAACGTCAAAGCCAAGGAAAAGGCCGCCGCGCAGCTCGAGGCCGGCGGCGTGATGGCCTTCGGACTGTCCGAACGCGAGCACGGCGCCGACATCTACAACACCGATCTGCTGCTGACGCCCGCGTCTGACGACGATGAGGGCGTGGTGTTCCGCGCCAACGGCGAGAAGTACTACATCGGCAACGGCAACGTCGCAGGAATGGTGTCGGTGTTCTCGCGTCGCACCGGCGCAGGCAGCACCGGCGGTCCGGACGACTACGTGTGGTTCGTCGCCGACAGCGGCCACGAGAACTACGAGCTGATCGGCAACGTCGTGCACGGCCAGATGTACGTCAGCAACTTCGCGCTCCACGACTACCCGGTGTATGAGGAGGACATCCTCGCGACCGGCCCCGAGGCGTTCTCGGCCGCGCTCAACACCGTCAACGTCGGCAAGTTCAATCTGTGCAGCGGCTCGATCGGCATGTGCGAGCACGCGTTCTACGAGGCGATCACCCACGCGAACAACCGGATCCTCTATGGCAACCCGGTCACCGACTTCCGCCACGTCCGCGCCAGCTTCGTCGACGCCTACGCGCGCCTGGTCGCGATGAAGCTGTTCAGCGACCGCGCCATCGACTACTTCCGCAGCGCGAGCCTGCAGGACCGGCGCTACCTGTTGTTCAACCCGGTGACCAAGGCGAAGGTCACCTCCGAAGGCGAGAAGGTCGTCACGTTGCTGTGGGACGTGCTCGCCGCCAAGGGATTCGAGAAGAACACCTATTTCTGTGAGGTCAAGGGGCTCATCGGGGCGCTGCCCCGGCTGGAGGGCACCGTCCACGTGAACGTGGCCCAGATCCTCAAGTTCATGCCGAACTACATGTTCAACCCGGCGGACTACCCGCAGATCGGCACCCGGAACGACCCGGCCGACGACGTCTTCTTCTGGTCGCAGGGACCGGCCCGCGGCGCCTCGAAGGTGCAGTTCGCCGACTGGGCTCCGGTGTACGCCCGGCACTCCGACGTGCCGAACGTCGCCCGGTTCTTCGAACAGGCCACGGCGCTGCGGGAGTTGCTGACCACCGCCGCGCCCGATGCCGACCAGCAGGCCGACCTCGACTTCGCGCTGGTCGTCGGTCACCTCTTCACGCTGGTCGTGTACGGGCAGCTGATCCTCGAGCAGGCGGAGCTGACCGGGCTCGACCGCGATCTCGTCGACCAGATCTTCGATGTGCAGATCCGCGACTTCTCCGAACATGCCGTCGCGCTGCACGGGAAACCGAGCTCCACGCCCGCGCAACAGGAGTGGGCGTTGGCGGCGGTGCGCAAGCCGGTGCCGGACCGAGCCCGATTCGACCGGGTGTGGCAGCAGGTCCGTGACTACGACGGCGCCTACGAGATGCAGCCGTAG
- a CDS encoding succinate dehydrogenase/fumarate reductase iron-sulfur subunit yields the protein MAAYDAKLRVWRGDDSGGELKDYTVEVNDGEVVLDIIHRLQATQAGDLAVRWNCKAGKCGSCSAEINGRPRLLCMTRMSTFGEDEVVTVTPMRTFPVMRDLVTDVSFNYEKAREIPSFTPPKDLQPGEYRMAQEDVNRSQEFRKCIECFLCQNVCHVNRDHEENKLAFSGPRFLMRQAELDMHPLDTHGHRAEQAQEENGLGYCNITKCCTEVCPEHIKITDNALIPMKERAADRKYDPVVWLGNKLFRRH from the coding sequence ATGGCTGCCTATGACGCGAAACTACGGGTTTGGCGCGGCGACGACAGCGGCGGTGAGCTGAAGGACTACACCGTCGAGGTCAACGACGGCGAGGTGGTGCTCGACATCATCCACCGCCTGCAGGCCACCCAGGCCGGCGATCTGGCCGTGCGCTGGAACTGCAAGGCCGGCAAGTGCGGATCCTGCTCCGCGGAGATCAACGGTCGGCCCCGGCTGCTGTGCATGACGCGGATGTCGACCTTCGGCGAGGACGAAGTCGTCACGGTGACGCCGATGCGGACCTTCCCGGTGATGCGCGACCTGGTCACCGACGTCTCCTTCAACTACGAGAAGGCCAGGGAGATCCCGTCGTTCACGCCTCCCAAGGACCTGCAGCCCGGTGAGTACCGGATGGCGCAGGAAGACGTGAACCGGTCCCAGGAGTTCCGCAAGTGCATCGAGTGCTTCCTGTGCCAGAACGTGTGCCACGTCAACCGTGACCACGAGGAGAACAAGCTGGCGTTCTCCGGCCCACGCTTTCTCATGCGTCAGGCCGAGCTCGACATGCACCCGCTGGACACCCACGGGCACCGGGCGGAGCAGGCGCAGGAGGAGAACGGCCTGGGCTACTGCAACATCACCAAGTGCTGCACCGAGGTCTGTCCGGAACACATCAAGATCACCGACAACGCGTTGATCCCGATGAAGGAGCGCGCCGCCGACCGGAAGTACGACCCGGTGGTGTGGCTGGGTAACAAGCTGTTCCGGAGGCACTGA